A genomic segment from Necator americanus strain Aroian chromosome III, whole genome shotgun sequence encodes:
- a CDS encoding hypothetical protein (NECATOR_CHRIII.G12186.T1): MRKKARSSKPISETPKMSCPICDEGFMHQECKTYHCEDVHSKSGANRKAEEYTALVLTFDTTDEFEVEIAIRVPTDRTED, translated from the coding sequence atgaggaagaaagcTAGGTCATCAAAGCCTATTTCTGAGACGCCTAAGATGAGCTGTCCTATTTGTGATGAGGGTTTCATGCATCAGGAATGTAAGACTTATCACTGCGAAGACGTCCACAGCAAAAGTGGCGCTAACAGAAAAGCTGAGGAATACACTGCTTTGGTGCTGACATTTGATACGACTGACGAATTCGAGGTTGAGATCGCTATCAGAGTGCCCACTGATCGTACTGAAGATTAA
- a CDS encoding hypothetical protein (NECATOR_CHRIII.G12188.T1), whose amino-acid sequence MYYCLSILSPLSLCQLFFLIDSVFKSHFASRLCPLLFATLFLVTTRTSSTSRSSTPYVLGVETPFAPLDPAHLLHLSFLFVMLLQNCNDVASQINVPTFMKSNT is encoded by the exons ATGTATTATTGTCTGTCG ATACTCTCGCCGCTCTCTCTCTGCCAATTATTCTTTCTGATTGATTCTGTTTTTAAG TCGCACTTCGCCTCCCGCCTCTGCCCACTGTTATTTGCTACTCTCTTTCTTGTTACTACGCGCACCTCTTCTACTTCGAGG TCTTCCACTCCTTATGTCCTCGGTGTGGAAACGCCTTTCGCTCCTTTGGATCCCGctcatcttcttcatctttctttcctatttGTGATGTTGTTACAGAATTGTAATGACGTTGCTTCTCAAATAAATGTGCCTACGTTTATGAAATCAAACACCTGA
- a CDS encoding hypothetical protein (NECATOR_CHRIII.G12189.T2), with translation MRVRRVCSIRRCHRKAITISDHGNIRFRTTVVVKLYKSVYRKVYASSSTEMILLLFVAFLSSAQACAPGTSPSEEVSTTPGETRKPQNEKVVVTVISNQTFDPTKNHAHLKVVRALLDDYVHSNGLAFDRDLVQEIVENMNGKFAIRYVIIGADCEQVEQFVRGVKNHANYITVVKLQCGSNPEIVIN, from the exons ATGCGAGTGAGGAGAGTTTGCTCAATACGAAGATGTCATCGAAAAGCTATAACCATTAGCGATCATGGCAACATACGCTTTCGCACAACCGTCGTCGTCAAACTGTATAAAAGCGTGTACAGAAAAGTCTACGCATCCTCCAGCACCGAAATGatccttcttctcttcgttGCATTTCTTAGCTCTGCGCAG GCATGCGCTCCCGGTACCAGTCCGAGTGAAGAAGTTTCAACAACTCCTGGCGAAACTCGAAAACCTCAGAACGAGAAGGTTGTGGTGACAGTGATCAGCAATCAAACATTCGATCCAACGAAGAACCATGCACATCTGAAAGTGGTTAGAGCTCTG CTCGATGACTACGTTCATTCCAATGGACTGGCTTTTGATAGGGATTTAGTGCAGGAAATCGTGGAGAATATGAACGGAAAGTTTGCTATCAGATACGTGATAATCGGTGCTGATTGCGAGCAG GTGGAACAATTCGTGCGCGGTGTGAAGAATCACGCCAACTACATCACAGTTGTTAAACTCCAGTGTGGAAGCAATCCTGAGATCGTAATCAATTGA
- a CDS encoding hypothetical protein (NECATOR_CHRIII.G12189.T1), with protein MILLLFVAFLSSAQACAPGTSPSEEVSTTPGETRKPQNEKVVVTVISNQTFDPTKNHAHLKVVRALLDDYVHSNGLAFDRDLVQEIVENMNGKFAIRYVIIGADCEQVEQFVRGVKNHANYITVVKLQCGSNPEIVIN; from the exons ATGatccttcttctcttcgttGCATTTCTTAGCTCTGCGCAG GCATGCGCTCCCGGTACCAGTCCGAGTGAAGAAGTTTCAACAACTCCTGGCGAAACTCGAAAACCTCAGAACGAGAAGGTTGTGGTGACAGTGATCAGCAATCAAACATTCGATCCAACGAAGAACCATGCACATCTGAAAGTGGTTAGAGCTCTG CTCGATGACTACGTTCATTCCAATGGACTGGCTTTTGATAGGGATTTAGTGCAGGAAATCGTGGAGAATATGAACGGAAAGTTTGCTATCAGATACGTGATAATCGGTGCTGATTGCGAGCAG GTGGAACAATTCGTGCGCGGTGTGAAGAATCACGCCAACTACATCACAGTTGTTAAACTCCAGTGTGGAAGCAATCCTGAGATCGTAATCAATTGA